The sequence GGGATGGTAGGCGGGTATACCGAAAACCAGCTTGACGTCCTTCGAGGTGATCATCTGGTACTCTTCGAGTGCTCGGTCAAGTCTTTCAGGCTCGAAGCCCAGGAAGAAGACACCAGCTTCGACTTCCTCGCTGGACAGATCGACAATCGCGTTGGGGATGGCAACATAGCCGCGCGTCGGTTCGGACAGGGCGAACTGGTCGGCGCCTTTGCTAACCCGCGTGTATTCCCCCGGTTCGACGTAGATGATATTCACTGTCGTCGCGCCACTGGCCAGCAACGCGTTGGCGGCGCAGAACAGCTCCGCGAAGCCGAGCGTAGTGGCTTCCAGAAACACTTTGCGCCAGTCGTATCCACTGAGCAACTCAACTGCCAGGTCACTCGGTTTCGTTTCGCCGCCGACTGTAAGGGACATGTCTTCGACACCAAAACTGAGCATCACGCGGGCGTCCTTCGGCGCGCACCCGCATGCCGACTCACCGCGCTCATCAAGCTCCTCGCCGTGCAACAGGACGATGTCGTCTGGAAGACTGAGGTCGGCGGCGCTGCTTCCAGAGACTGAAAAGAACCGGACCCTCATGACAACAGCAGGCCGAGCTGAAGCGCATCGGTATCCGACAGCTGGCGCGCAAGCCCGCGCGCGAGATCGCGGTACTCATTCTCGTTGCCCATGATAAGCATGTGAAACTGCTCCACTGATATTTCTAGCTTGCGCTTTCGTCTGTAGCTGATCTGAAAGTATGGCGCGTAGATTGGATTCAGCTGATAGTCCACGATATCCTGGCCAACCCCCGATTTGGATTTGGTTTCCAATTGCTCGACCAAAACCCCGTGCCGTAGCGCCTCCGCGATGAATGCTAGCTCGTCACCCTGCAAAGGACGGCCGCCAGAGTTGATTGTGAACTGATTTTGCTCAGGCTCGCTCATCGCAGGGCTGGCTTGCAGTGCTCTGAAAATGCTTCCTAACCTGAGCACAAACACTCGTAACTGCTCGCCGAAACGCCCGAAGGTACGGATTTCCTTGATCAGCTGTTCGGAGGCGTCATAGGCCGCCCGGCATTGAATATCAACTGCATAGGGTGGTTCAATCTGATCGCGCAGCTCTGCGACCTCGAGAGTTTTGTAGCAAAGGATTAGAAAATTCCGAAGGTTGTTGTTCGACATCGTGCAAAGCGTGTCGAAGCCACTGTACAGCGGACATTCGCGGGCGAATGGCCGATACAGCTCCAAAATCGCCCCGAAGAGATTGTTGTGTATCCATGTGGACTCGAAGGAGCCTTTGCGGTTCTTGGAGAATTTCTTGAGCTCCGCCAGAACATTGTCTGGAAGCAGCGTTTCCCGGTTTAACAACGCGGGGAGCGTCACCAACGCTTCCGCAGGCGCACCTTCAAACAGGAAGTCCTCAACAGCCAAATTGCTCCTGCGATCCTTGAGTGCCTTGCTTATCCGGCGATAAAGGCTTTCCTTCAGCGTCTGAACTTGAAGCGCGTTCGCTGCAATTTGCTTGTCAGTGACGTCGGGAAATCGCGTGCGCATGTCCGCGACGACCTCCCTTTGGTACTGGGGCTTCTGGCGCTCGGCTAGACGTGCATGGGAACAAACAACGTCGAGCAACTCACTATCAAATCGCCCAGCCGCAATGTCCAGGTTGCCGAGGAAAACCTCGGCAAAGAATGGCATGGCAGCTCCGCTAAGCTCCAGATAGTAGTCGAGGTCAACCAACCGGTAGTCGTGGGTGGCGTTAATCGACTCGGGGCCGGACGTATCGTTGTTGGAGGGATGTTCCTTTGACGTGAAGTTGATGATCAGCGGTCGCTGGCTGTGTTTTAGGAACGAGTTCAGGACATGCCGCTGATATGGCACGAGGTTTTCGATTTCATCTACGTAAACAAAGACAGAAAGCGTTGCCAACGAAGCTTTTGCGCGGAGGTCACCCACCAACGACAAAATGAAGTCTCGCCCGGGTGGCAGGACGGGACAGTCCATCGCTTTCACATTGGAAACCCACGTCGTGAACTTGCGTCTTATCGACTCTAGGTATTGGACCAACTGCCGAACGCCTGTTGGCGCATCGTCCAAGTAGTCGGCGGCGCTAGGAAGCGTGAGAGCCGCGAGGTCGTCCGAATTAAAATTCGGAAAAGAACTGTTGGCAATGGCTTCGACCGCACGGAGCAACTCGGTGGCGATGACGAGCCCGAAGTAGCTTTCAAAGACGACGCTCCACTCGGTGTCCTCTATGCCTCGATGCTTGAGCGAGCTGCAGAACTGGGTGTCGACACGCCAGTAGATCCCGATATGGTCGATAGCGTCTGCAGGAATGTCCTTCCTGCGTTTCGAGAACGCCGTGTGGTAATCGAAATATTTCAGCAGCATGGTCTTGCCACAACCACGCTTGCCAGTGATGTAGGCCGACTTGGTGGCCGTCGTCAGTGCCAATCGGTCGAAATAGGGTGGAATAAAGAATTCACCCCATACATCGGCGTCATGTTCCTCGGCGCGCGTGCGCGCTAGCATGGAGGCGTTAATTTGCATGGTCAAGCTCACCGTTCAACCAGCGGCTTCCAACTCGGGGAGACGTCCCAAAGTAGCTGAATCGAATCATCCGGCACTCCGTGCTCAAACGCGACCAGTGCCCCGATATTGCCATAGCCGTTGCCGCCATTTCCGTTCGCAAAAGGTTGATTGCGCTTGTGCACGTCATCATAGACTTCCAGCGGGGATTTCTCATAGCTCCATTGCCCGGTCTCAATCCACTTTTGAGACAGAGATTGAAAGCACATGTCTGCGGTCAGGAGCTCGCCATAAATTAGCGGCACGTTCGGGAACTCCTTCTTTAGATGCTCGCAAGCCGTCTTGTGAGCCATCGCAACAGCGATCGCGACGCGCCCATGAGAAAAATCGATATCCCATCCCCGCAGGAAGTTCGCAAGCTGGACGCCTGTATATGTTCCGTCGTCTACGACGATGAATCGTTCATCTGGCGGCAAGACTTTGACGTCAGAGGGATACTGCTTGTCTATACCATACCGCTGGTTAATCAACCTGGCGATCAGGTCACCGCTCTTTCCGGGCTGGGTTGGCAAGCCGAAAGTCGGAAGCGACGGCGGACCGCAGTAGAAGGTCAGACCAGCGTGGCGTTTAAGCGCATCATTCCACGCAACGTTCTCCCGCAGGCCTAGCTGATCGACAAAGTGGATGGTCGCCTGTTTCAGGGCCTGCCGCATGGAAGACTGCAACTGCTCGTTAGTACGAAAAATCAGGTTTCGTAGGATCAGCCAGGCTAGTGTCTTTTCTTCCGGCGCTTGAAATTGTTTGACCCACTGCTTGATGCGCTCAACGCTAAGGGGGGACCGCACGCCTGTGCGACTAAGCCAGTGAACCGCCCGCTCGACGGAAAGCTGGTCGAAGCTACCGATTTGAGGAATCTGCGACATCGTGAGTCAGGTTAGAACTGAATCTCGAACAAGTTGGTCTTCGACATAAACCTTGCAGCCACACCATGCGCGGAAGAAGCCAGGGCATGCCTACCCAGATCGCTGTCGAAGAACCGATACAGGCGCTCGCGATGTTCATCCATCGCACGCAACGCAAAGATGCAATCGCTAATAACGCATGGTCCGTGAACTACCAAGGCTAGTCGGTCTTCAAGGGATCGGCCCACGCGAGCAAGCAAAATGTCGCCCGGCAGCGCCAGCCGGGCCTCTTCCAACATTTGCTGAGCTTTGCGTTCGCTAAGCGCAAAGCGCTTAGGCACGACCCTCACGGCGTGCTCGCCTAGCGGTTCTGAAAAGTCGCCGAGGTGGAACACCGGAGCCGGGAACGCTGAAATTGACGATGAACAGACTGTCCCTCGCACGACGTCCGTCAATGCTTGGCGTACGGACATCCGCATCGGCCCTTCGCCACTTCGCTGAGGTGACACGACTCGCGCATGAAAGGTGAAATCGAGCCGTTTGACAGCCGCTTCCTGCAGGATCTCGATCGGCACGCTGAGTTGCCCGTCGGAATCCATCTGCCTAAGCGTCACTTGATTCGTCTCGCCGGCGCTCTTAGACAGCACGGCGAGGTAGGTTTGAGCCTCAGTGCCCTTGAACACTCCACGCGGTAGCTGAACCACCTGCTCAATCAAATGTTGTCGAAGCAGGGTCTTTCGCACTCCGGAGAATCGTTCGGCGGTGATAAGGCCGTCAGGAAGGATCAGCCCAAGCTTTCCGTTTTTGCGCAATAGGCGCAAGTTCTGAGCAAGGAAGAGAAGGTCTGCGCCGGCGTCGTGCAGCGAGGCAAGCGTGCCTGACAATCCGGCATCCTCTAGAATTTTGCCAAAATCAGATCGCCACTTGGGCCGAATGTACGGCGGGTTGCAGACTGCCACGTCCACCGTGCCGGGAGCCAAGCCAATCTTGTCGGATAGCGCAGCGTCGAGCACGTCGTGGACATAATGACTGTGTCGGCGGCCGGTCCCGACCATGTCGGCATCCAGGGCCTTCGGAGCGCGGCTGTCGACGTCGACTGTCACCAACTGGGCTTTGTGCCAGCGAGTCGCGGCAGCGGTGCACAAGGAGCCAGAGCCAGAGCCCAACTCAAGAACTAGCTTCGGCTTGGCTACCTCGATCCTATCAACCAATGATTGGCTGACAATGGGCGTGGTGTAGTACCGCCCCCAAGGGTCGGATGTATGACCTGCTCGAGCCAGAACTTGACCCATACCACTTGTTGACGTAGCCATCTCCCTCGTCTGTCACAGCACTGTTATTCTGTGGAGTCGCTACAATTCCAGTGCGGCATGTCCGTAGCAAGACGTGCTAGTGTATCCTAGTTAATGCTCACGATCGGCGACCTCGCGCGCGTTGAACGTTGGAACTGCATTCACGCGTCCAGATTGTGACAACTTCTGCAGAACATTAATCGTGCATTGAAGCGAGCTTCGCTAAACCGCCCGGGCCATGGCACCCCATTGAGGGGCGCCCGGGATTCGAAAGGAGTCCGCCAATCCTCGGCAACCTGAAATCTTCAGCACCCCGGTACCCCGCTCTGTGCGAACGCCTTATCCGACCCGGAAAAACTCCACGCTCTGCCCCGCATTGACCGCCCGCTTGAGCCACGACGGCATCTCGCCCTGCCCGTCCCAGGGCAGCCCTTCCGCGTTGCGATAGCAGACCACCGGCGGTGAGGGTGGCAGCGGGGGCGGATCAAAGCACCCCGCCGCCTCCAGTTCCTCCAGTGTCAACCCATAGTCGGCCATCTGCGCCTGGATTCAGCGGATCGAGTCCGCCCGCTCAGCTTTTGCTGCCATCGTTGCCGTCATCCGAGTGGCCGGGCAGCGTCCCTGCGAAGGTATCGAATCGACATCGGCCGCGCGCCAGCGTCAGGTGATGTCCGCCGACGGAATTCCCTGCGGCCAGGCGCGCAGGGCTGATGCCCGTGTAATCAGCTCCAGGGCGCCGGGCGGGGAGGCCGAAGTCACCGCCATGAACTACGGCTTCATCGCTGGCAGACTTCCGACAATCTGGGCACCAGCAACGCCGCACTCATTCAACCGCCGGCCAACCGTTGCTGGATCGGTGAAGAGCGGCCCATCGAAGGTAAGGCTTAGCACAACCTGCCGCAGACGATCGATGATGCTCATCAGCACCGCTTCGCTCAGCAGGCGAGGACCGAAGCCAATGTCCTCTGCCCGGTCGGCTGCCGTGACATTGGTCGCAAACACCGGTACTGGCTTGGGTGTACCTGGGGCCAGCGAATCATCACACCACTGCATGCTGAGGACGAGTTGCGCTGCCTCTGTCTTGAAGATGGGCGCAGTCTTCTCGCTTTTCGCTTCAATGCAGAGCCCGCAGTCATCGAACAGCCAGAGAACATCCGGTCCCCGACCGGTCTCCTTCTCCGGGCGATTGGAGGTCGCGCCGAGCAGTTCGCCTAGTTCATGCAGACCACGCTCGACGACCTCTGCCGAATTGCCGTACGAAAGCTTCGCACGGACCTCGTCCAATCGCGCCACAGCTGCATTGGCAGAGGCAAAGCTGCTGAACGCCTGGCACACGGCAATTGCCTGATTGGTCAGCCGCGCGAACTTGCGATCTGCGACCTGCTCCGGTCGCGGAAACTTGGTGTTCGCTGCGAAGACGGCCTTGTACGTCTCCGCCGCTTGGGCGGGACTGAACTGATTGAGATACGTCGCAACCCAATAGAGGATCTCGGCCTTCTGGATAGGATGCAATTGGGACGCGTTCGCCGCCTCCCGCAAGCGGGTGACCGCCCCCTGGAAGTTCTTGGCTTTGGCCAGCATCCACGCTTCCCGCATCGCCACCGCAGCCGCTTCGAATGGAGTCAGTGCAGCTGGTCTGGGCTGCCTTGCCTGAACTTTGACGCGCACACGGTGCGCTTCCTTCCAGCCCTCATTGCGGCCCAGCAGGGCCTGCCCCATCTCCGCGATCACGGCGGAAATAGGCCTGCCCTTTCCCGCGTTCTGTGCAAGTTCTCGACCGAGATCCAGTTGCAGACGCGTCCGCGCTTCAAGAAGCGCGACGACGTTCTTGCGGCCGATGAATGCCGCGATGTCGGGGCCAACCAACAGGACCGCCGCATAGTCCGCGCTCGACCGGACTGCGCGCCCCAGTGCCTGCTCGAACTTGTTGACAGTTCTGACTTCGTACTCGGGACTGTCCTTCTGACGGAAAGCATCGGCTTGGTCGGTGATGCGCTCACCGCTCGGGATACCGTCGATCACCAGAATGCGGCAAGCGTCGTCGGGCAAGTCGACGCCATCAAAGCGCTGCGCAAAAACGACATAGTTGCCGATCGTGGTGCGAAGCCGCTCCAGTGCGCCGGCGAACTCGGTGTCCTGAGACAACGTGGCACCAGCATCGGTCCAGGTCTTCGCTTGTGCCGCCGAGGTTGTCAGCACGACGACGTTGGTCTGCTTGGAAAGTTGGGCGCAGACGGCGGCGATCTCCTCCTTCTTGCATTCTGCACTGATGAGGGATGTCGGCAGGATCATGCGCTCACCGGCCCCCTCATCTTCAGCCGGCTCGACAATGCGCCCGTACGCCGCTGGGTCGCAACCCAGCACGGCAATCAGCCCCGAGATATCCTTGATACTGGCCGACATGAACAGCCGGTGCTTGGCTCCGGCATAGGCGGACACCTCCTCAACCGGCGGGACCTGCAGCACAATTTCGGCGGACACGCCCGAAATGCAGCAGCGCGCCAGTTCGAGATAGCGCGCGATGTTTGGCCAGGTGAACCGCAGCGACTTTTCCGTCTTGTGAGGATCCAGTATCTGTGCCACCTGACCGCACACCTGTGCCCAGATCCAGTACGGCACTTCATACAGGGAAGCGACATCATTCTTCATGATGCCGGCCCACGTCGCAGCATCGGTTGGTTCGCACAAGGGCCTAAGCAAAGTCCGGAGCTGATCGAGACACTCTGCCGGCACTTGGACGGTATAGTACTTTCGCACACGTTCGGTGCCAGCATGCACGTCATCGAGCACGATGGCCGAGGGCCGGATCGCCTGGCTCTCGAAGACTGAGCCGCTTGTGAACAGCTTGTCGTACGTGCAAGCAAGAATGGCATCACCGCTCATGGCCGCGTAGGGAAGGCCGGTGCCAAAGGTGGAGACACTCACGCCAATTGCCTGCCCAGTGGCGACAACTTGTTCGACAAGCTGCCTTGTCGGGCACAGATAGACGACGGGCTCCCCCTTGTACTTGCGGCGCATCATCTCCGCATAGATCAGGCCGAGGATGGTCTTACCCGAGCCCGTGCTGAGCTTCATGATCACGTCGCGCTGTACGAGCTGCAGATCCAACGCAGCGAGCGCTGCAAGCTGCGCCGGGCGCAAGCCCGTATGGGTAGCCCTTCTATCCAGTTGCTTGAACAATTCGGCAAGCGTCGCCGGCACTTCAGCCGCCGTCGTCTTCGCCAACGATCCGAAATCAAACATCCACTGACTCCTTTATCCGATTCCTATTCCAGCCAAGCCGCCATTCGTGTGGGCCGTTCTGCATAGCATGAGCCGAGCAATGGACCCGTCCCGGCATCACCATAGCTGTCGTAGCCATGCCGCACCCCGCAACCGCTGCACATGGGAGAGCCGACTCATCGGTCCACCGTAAATCCCCCCTCGAAGGGCTCCGCGTAGCTGCTGTCCCTCCGGAGCGCGTTGAACTCGGGCATTTCAGAGAAGCGCACGACCTGCACATCGACCTGGCGGCGCCATTGCCCCAGTGAGCCGGATTGCACAGCCAGCGCAAGA comes from Cupriavidus sp. P-10 and encodes:
- a CDS encoding phosphoribosyltransferase-like protein → MSQIPQIGSFDQLSVERAVHWLSRTGVRSPLSVERIKQWVKQFQAPEEKTLAWLILRNLIFRTNEQLQSSMRQALKQATIHFVDQLGLRENVAWNDALKRHAGLTFYCGPPSLPTFGLPTQPGKSGDLIARLINQRYGIDKQYPSDVKVLPPDERFIVVDDGTYTGVQLANFLRGWDIDFSHGRVAIAVAMAHKTACEHLKKEFPNVPLIYGELLTADMCFQSLSQKWIETGQWSYEKSPLEVYDDVHKRNQPFANGNGGNGYGNIGALVAFEHGVPDDSIQLLWDVSPSWKPLVER
- a CDS encoding HsdM family class I SAM-dependent methyltransferase; translation: MATSTSGMGQVLARAGHTSDPWGRYYTTPIVSQSLVDRIEVAKPKLVLELGSGSGSLCTAAATRWHKAQLVTVDVDSRAPKALDADMVGTGRRHSHYVHDVLDAALSDKIGLAPGTVDVAVCNPPYIRPKWRSDFGKILEDAGLSGTLASLHDAGADLLFLAQNLRLLRKNGKLGLILPDGLITAERFSGVRKTLLRQHLIEQVVQLPRGVFKGTEAQTYLAVLSKSAGETNQVTLRQMDSDGQLSVPIEILQEAAVKRLDFTFHARVVSPQRSGEGPMRMSVRQALTDVVRGTVCSSSISAFPAPVFHLGDFSEPLGEHAVRVVPKRFALSERKAQQMLEEARLALPGDILLARVGRSLEDRLALVVHGPCVISDCIFALRAMDEHRERLYRFFDSDLGRHALASSAHGVAARFMSKTNLFEIQF
- a CDS encoding ORC-CDC6 family AAA ATPase; translated protein: MQINASMLARTRAEEHDADVWGEFFIPPYFDRLALTTATKSAYITGKRGCGKTMLLKYFDYHTAFSKRRKDIPADAIDHIGIYWRVDTQFCSSLKHRGIEDTEWSVVFESYFGLVIATELLRAVEAIANSSFPNFNSDDLAALTLPSAADYLDDAPTGVRQLVQYLESIRRKFTTWVSNVKAMDCPVLPPGRDFILSLVGDLRAKASLATLSVFVYVDEIENLVPYQRHVLNSFLKHSQRPLIINFTSKEHPSNNDTSGPESINATHDYRLVDLDYYLELSGAAMPFFAEVFLGNLDIAAGRFDSELLDVVCSHARLAERQKPQYQREVVADMRTRFPDVTDKQIAANALQVQTLKESLYRRISKALKDRRSNLAVEDFLFEGAPAEALVTLPALLNRETLLPDNVLAELKKFSKNRKGSFESTWIHNNLFGAILELYRPFARECPLYSGFDTLCTMSNNNLRNFLILCYKTLEVAELRDQIEPPYAVDIQCRAAYDASEQLIKEIRTFGRFGEQLRVFVLRLGSIFRALQASPAMSEPEQNQFTINSGGRPLQGDELAFIAEALRHGVLVEQLETKSKSGVGQDIVDYQLNPIYAPYFQISYRRKRKLEISVEQFHMLIMGNENEYRDLARGLARQLSDTDALQLGLLLS
- a CDS encoding H-NS family nucleoid-associated regulatory protein, translating into MADYGLTLEELEAAGCFDPPPLPPSPPVVCYRNAEGLPWDGQGEMPSWLKRAVNAGQSVEFFRVG
- a CDS encoding DEAD/DEAH box helicase, which codes for MFDFGSLAKTTAAEVPATLAELFKQLDRRATHTGLRPAQLAALAALDLQLVQRDVIMKLSTGSGKTILGLIYAEMMRRKYKGEPVVYLCPTRQLVEQVVATGQAIGVSVSTFGTGLPYAAMSGDAILACTYDKLFTSGSVFESQAIRPSAIVLDDVHAGTERVRKYYTVQVPAECLDQLRTLLRPLCEPTDAATWAGIMKNDVASLYEVPYWIWAQVCGQVAQILDPHKTEKSLRFTWPNIARYLELARCCISGVSAEIVLQVPPVEEVSAYAGAKHRLFMSASIKDISGLIAVLGCDPAAYGRIVEPAEDEGAGERMILPTSLISAECKKEEIAAVCAQLSKQTNVVVLTTSAAQAKTWTDAGATLSQDTEFAGALERLRTTIGNYVVFAQRFDGVDLPDDACRILVIDGIPSGERITDQADAFRQKDSPEYEVRTVNKFEQALGRAVRSSADYAAVLLVGPDIAAFIGRKNVVALLEARTRLQLDLGRELAQNAGKGRPISAVIAEMGQALLGRNEGWKEAHRVRVKVQARQPRPAALTPFEAAAVAMREAWMLAKAKNFQGAVTRLREAANASQLHPIQKAEILYWVATYLNQFSPAQAAETYKAVFAANTKFPRPEQVADRKFARLTNQAIAVCQAFSSFASANAAVARLDEVRAKLSYGNSAEVVERGLHELGELLGATSNRPEKETGRGPDVLWLFDDCGLCIEAKSEKTAPIFKTEAAQLVLSMQWCDDSLAPGTPKPVPVFATNVTAADRAEDIGFGPRLLSEAVLMSIIDRLRQVVLSLTFDGPLFTDPATVGRRLNECGVAGAQIVGSLPAMKP